The Methanomethylovorans hollandica DSM 15978 genome includes a region encoding these proteins:
- a CDS encoding methyltransferase cognate corrinoid protein, with the protein MGKQEILDKLRDTIVKQDINGCVAAAKEALEAGVPAFDAINDGLALGMNIVGEKFEKAEIYLPQIMMSAKAMNGAMEILAPELAKEKPGEGTGTAITFVQEGDIHDIGHRLVSTMLGASGFTIVDLGVDVPNETVVEEVAKLKGHKVVLVGSALMTTSMLGQKDVVILLKEAGLRDSVKCMFGGAPVTKEWIKEIGADATAENAAEAARVAIDIMK; encoded by the coding sequence ATGGGTAAACAAGAAATTCTTGACAAACTTAGAGACACCATAGTCAAACAGGACATCAATGGTTGCGTTGCAGCAGCAAAGGAAGCCCTTGAAGCCGGTGTTCCTGCATTTGATGCTATCAACGATGGCCTTGCATTGGGTATGAATATTGTTGGTGAAAAATTTGAGAAAGCTGAGATCTACTTACCCCAGATCATGATGTCAGCTAAGGCCATGAACGGCGCAATGGAAATCCTGGCCCCTGAACTTGCAAAGGAGAAGCCGGGAGAAGGCACAGGTACCGCAATTACTTTTGTGCAGGAAGGAGACATTCACGACATAGGTCACAGGTTAGTGTCCACAATGCTGGGTGCCAGCGGATTTACCATCGTTGATTTGGGTGTGGATGTACCTAACGAGACTGTCGTTGAAGAAGTAGCCAAACTCAAGGGACATAAAGTCGTCCTCGTAGGTTCTGCACTCATGACAACCTCCATGCTTGGCCAGAAAGACGTGGTCATACTGCTCAAGGAAGCAGGCCTCAGGGACAGTGTAAAGTGCATGTTCGGTGGCGCACCTGTTACCAAGGAATGGATAAAAGAAATCGGTGCTGATGCAACAGCAGAGAACGCAGCTGAAGCAGCCCGTGTAGCCATTGATATCATGAAATAA
- a CDS encoding hydantoinase/oxoprolinase family protein, with protein sequence MRYSLGIDAGGTYTDAVLLNSDDGRVLQANKALTTYPDLIFGIREALDGLDQKLLSDVRLACVSTTLATNTILENTGYPAGLILIGKTGIPTDRKIEYSIQIRGGHNSAGNEVEPLDIQPVEEFILKVKNKVSAFAVSSYFSVRNPEHELQVKESVMQLTGLPVVCGHELSQDLGVYERGVTAYLNAQLIPLTNQFMQAVTSEIKKRNIEAKLMMLKCDGSMVSIEEALKKPIQSIFSGPAASLLGASHLSGFETCAVVDVGGTSTDVSVMHEGLPEISDLGAVVGKWQTKVKALRMETSAIGGDSHVWILNHEIHIGPRRVIPLCLAALKYPEIKEKLMMQQNILRNQIGENIQPTKFFMRSGKIPDELSPEEKDLFDRLSDVPYKVSDIYWNENRMPSPMTMDMLIQKRLVRTIGFTPTDALHVLGEYQKWDVEAAHIGSEVLSRFAGMEKMELCSRVKEQVTSNIALNLAAFLLEDVDRKEIKKMISGKFFASIKVKMPVVLLGGPVTAYKDGLGKYFDSLIVVPEHADVGNAIGALAAKGIKRLEVLVKASLSESKYNAKPKSYIVFYPGGRKEFSSYAEALNHAENIGSELVMDYMSSSCLDLTGVKINISRNDISLEEGTTPLETRLSFLGIGQ encoded by the coding sequence ATGAGATATAGTCTGGGAATAGATGCCGGAGGAACATATACTGATGCAGTTCTTCTTAACAGTGATGATGGCAGGGTCTTGCAGGCAAACAAAGCATTGACAACATACCCTGACCTGATATTTGGAATACGTGAAGCTTTGGACGGTCTTGATCAAAAACTACTTTCTGACGTGAGGTTGGCATGTGTTTCAACAACTCTTGCAACAAACACGATACTTGAAAATACGGGTTATCCGGCAGGTCTAATACTGATAGGAAAAACGGGTATACCCACTGATAGGAAAATAGAGTACAGTATCCAGATAAGAGGAGGGCACAACAGTGCTGGCAATGAAGTTGAGCCCCTGGATATCCAGCCAGTAGAGGAGTTCATTCTGAAAGTAAAGAACAAGGTCTCAGCTTTTGCTGTATCTTCCTATTTTAGTGTCCGTAATCCGGAACATGAGTTGCAGGTAAAGGAAAGTGTTATGCAGCTTACAGGCCTTCCGGTTGTGTGTGGACACGAACTATCTCAGGACCTGGGAGTTTATGAAAGAGGTGTGACTGCTTATCTTAATGCACAGCTGATACCTCTCACTAATCAATTTATGCAGGCTGTAACTTCCGAGATCAAAAAGAGGAACATTGAAGCAAAACTAATGATGCTCAAATGTGACGGATCAATGGTGAGCATCGAGGAAGCACTTAAAAAACCTATTCAATCCATTTTTTCTGGCCCTGCAGCTAGTTTATTGGGCGCGTCTCATCTTTCAGGTTTTGAAACCTGTGCAGTGGTCGATGTAGGTGGAACAAGCACTGATGTTTCTGTGATGCACGAAGGCCTTCCTGAAATCTCTGATCTGGGAGCAGTTGTAGGGAAGTGGCAGACAAAAGTAAAGGCCCTCAGAATGGAAACTTCCGCTATCGGAGGAGATAGCCACGTCTGGATACTTAACCATGAGATACATATAGGACCGCGCAGGGTCATACCCTTATGTTTAGCGGCATTGAAGTATCCGGAGATCAAGGAAAAACTGATGATGCAGCAAAATATCCTACGCAATCAAATAGGGGAAAATATACAACCAACGAAGTTTTTCATGAGAAGCGGAAAGATACCTGATGAACTGAGCCCTGAAGAAAAGGACTTGTTCGACCGCCTCAGTGATGTCCCCTATAAAGTGAGTGACATCTACTGGAACGAAAATAGAATGCCAAGTCCTATGACCATGGATATGCTCATCCAGAAAAGGTTAGTAAGGACCATAGGCTTTACACCTACTGATGCTCTTCATGTTCTGGGAGAATATCAAAAGTGGGATGTAGAAGCAGCACATATAGGCTCTGAAGTTTTGTCCAGGTTTGCAGGCATGGAAAAGATGGAACTCTGTTCCAGGGTAAAGGAACAAGTAACAAGCAATATAGCCCTTAACCTTGCTGCTTTTTTGCTGGAAGATGTGGATAGGAAAGAAATAAAGAAGATGATTAGTGGTAAATTCTTTGCAAGTATCAAGGTCAAAATGCCAGTTGTATTGCTGGGAGGGCCTGTAACTGCTTACAAGGATGGTCTCGGTAAATATTTCGACTCTCTTATCGTTGTTCCGGAACATGCAGATGTGGGCAATGCAATTGGAGCACTTGCAGCTAAAGGTATTAAAAGGCTGGAAGTGCTTGTAAAAGCTTCTTTATCAGAATCTAAATATAATGCTAAACCTAAATCTTATATTGTTTTCTATCCAGGTGGGAGAAAAGAGTTTTCATCCTATGCTGAAGCATTAAATCATGCAGAGAATATCGGTTCTGAACTTGTGATGGATTATATGTCATCATCTTGTCTGGACCTTACTGGAGTAAAGATTAATATAAGCCGTAACGACATAAGTTTGGAAGAAGGCACCACACCTCTGGAAACAAGGCTGAGTTTCCTTGGTATAGGGCAGTAA
- a CDS encoding PAS domain S-box protein: MVKYWSSEVIIISKITTVSEYEKKRAEYYLPEDPDTIKKLEALHKVSPVISFIWKVDERWHVEWVSENITQLGYTPEDLMSGKINYADIIHPEDYVKINSEVKKLVKKGNTSYFTLVYRILSKSGEVRYVTERSLLKRDGNGNISRYQGIIIDNTEKEKAENTFRDLERKYRLIFERSPLGILCFDENGAIINCNSVCAKIIADPKSKINGLSVLKYVEEGPLKAAIDLVFLGESGRYEGEYISPAGKRSIIKAEFSPIMSEDGYLIGGLGLIQDVSDIQETAEKIHLNEARLEALLELYQRGNSSISEIAEFTIEEAVKLTHSQVGYLGLLKADNILEMYEWPTQKKNHDKKAWRCPVNSTGMWGEAIREREPIVNNNPSGSGLTKGIKPELEGKVNRYINVPVMDGDQVVAVAAVANKSQEYDSSDVRQITLLFDGMWKIIQRKFADEQILETRRILKVLESVINDSPAVVFMWSPEKDWPVKFVSKNIERFGYLVEDFLSGKMIYGDIIHPADLEKVRAQVGRCYKEGYSDFSQEYRILTRSGEVRWVDERTMIHHGQNGDIDFLQGIVVDITERKQANNFVRIEYDFDDVLSPGDNLQDIFEKILDFVLQIKAVDCGAIYLLDGSKGDLELIAYRGLSEKFADSIRYFGVNTIQARLFTTGYPVYKYFSEISAMIKEDFDYEGLQAMGFIPVHYNDKIVAAMILGSHRELEIPANSRNVIDTIASQLGMIVTRFKEGTLIKKDHGLQDLFDTMDDLIFIMDMGGLIIHTNHALQKYLQYSKKDLSKMDFLELFPPGKEKEVLESIDLEGLISGNSSRCYVPLMNSNHKFLSADTKFFVGKWGGREVLIGVSRLSLNESAN; this comes from the coding sequence TTGGTAAAATATTGGTCCTCAGAGGTGATCATAATTTCCAAAATTACAACAGTTTCTGAATATGAAAAAAAACGTGCAGAGTACTATTTACCAGAGGACCCCGATACAATAAAAAAGCTTGAAGCTCTTCATAAAGTAAGTCCGGTGATATCTTTCATTTGGAAAGTGGACGAAAGATGGCATGTTGAGTGGGTTTCAGAAAATATCACACAGTTAGGATACACTCCTGAAGATCTTATGTCTGGAAAAATCAATTATGCTGATATTATTCATCCGGAAGATTATGTAAAGATTAACTCAGAGGTCAAAAAACTGGTTAAAAAGGGTAATACCTCTTACTTTACTCTAGTCTACAGAATACTTTCCAAATCCGGGGAAGTGAGATATGTAACCGAAAGATCTCTTTTAAAGAGGGATGGTAATGGAAATATTTCACGTTATCAGGGTATAATAATTGACAATACCGAAAAAGAAAAGGCAGAAAACACTTTCAGAGATCTGGAAAGGAAATATCGTCTTATCTTTGAACGTTCTCCTCTGGGTATTCTTTGTTTTGATGAGAACGGCGCGATCATTAACTGTAATAGCGTCTGTGCAAAAATTATAGCGGATCCTAAAAGTAAGATAAATGGTCTTAGTGTACTCAAATATGTAGAAGAAGGACCTTTAAAAGCTGCTATTGATCTGGTTTTTTTGGGTGAGTCGGGTCGCTATGAAGGCGAATATATCTCCCCTGCCGGAAAGAGATCTATTATAAAAGCAGAATTTTCTCCTATAATGTCTGAGGATGGTTACCTGATAGGAGGACTTGGACTTATCCAGGATGTAAGTGACATTCAAGAAACTGCAGAAAAGATACATCTAAACGAAGCACGTCTGGAAGCACTTCTTGAATTGTATCAAAGGGGGAATTCCTCTATTTCAGAAATCGCTGAATTTACAATAGAGGAAGCTGTAAAACTAACACATAGTCAGGTAGGTTATCTTGGTCTGCTGAAAGCAGATAATATCCTTGAAATGTATGAATGGCCTACACAGAAAAAAAATCATGATAAAAAGGCCTGGAGATGTCCTGTAAATTCCACAGGCATGTGGGGAGAAGCGATAAGGGAAAGAGAACCTATTGTGAATAATAATCCATCTGGATCTGGTCTTACAAAAGGAATAAAACCTGAACTTGAGGGTAAAGTCAATCGTTATATAAATGTGCCGGTGATGGATGGAGATCAGGTAGTTGCTGTTGCTGCTGTGGCCAATAAATCACAAGAATATGACAGTTCGGATGTAAGACAGATAACGCTGCTTTTTGATGGAATGTGGAAAATTATACAGCGTAAGTTTGCTGATGAACAAATCCTTGAGACCCGCAGGATACTCAAAGTACTCGAATCAGTGATAAATGACAGCCCTGCAGTTGTCTTTATGTGGAGTCCTGAAAAAGATTGGCCAGTTAAATTTGTTTCAAAGAACATTGAACGTTTTGGCTATTTGGTAGAAGATTTCCTTTCAGGTAAAATGATATATGGTGACATCATCCATCCTGCAGATCTCGAAAAAGTGCGTGCACAGGTAGGTAGATGTTATAAAGAAGGATATTCTGATTTCAGCCAGGAATACAGGATCCTTACCCGATCAGGTGAAGTAAGGTGGGTAGATGAAAGAACAATGATCCATCATGGTCAAAATGGAGATATTGATTTTCTGCAGGGAATAGTCGTTGATATCACCGAGCGCAAGCAGGCAAATAACTTTGTTCGGATAGAGTATGATTTTGATGATGTCTTAAGCCCAGGTGATAATCTTCAGGATATATTTGAAAAAATACTGGATTTTGTTCTGCAGATCAAAGCTGTGGATTGCGGAGCTATATACTTATTGGATGGTTCAAAAGGAGATCTTGAGCTTATAGCTTACCGGGGCCTGTCTGAAAAGTTCGCGGATAGTATCAGATATTTTGGTGTTAATACTATCCAAGCAAGACTTTTCACTACCGGTTATCCTGTTTATAAGTATTTCTCTGAGATAAGTGCAATGATCAAGGAAGATTTTGATTATGAAGGCTTGCAGGCAATGGGTTTCATACCGGTACACTATAATGACAAGATTGTTGCTGCAATGATACTCGGTTCACATAGAGAACTGGAAATACCTGCTAATTCCAGAAATGTTATTGATACTATTGCAAGTCAGTTGGGAATGATCGTAACCCGTTTCAAAGAAGGCACTTTGATAAAGAAGGATCATGGACTGCAAGATCTTTTTGATACTATGGATGACCTTATATTCATAATGGACATGGGTGGCTTGATCATCCATACAAATCATGCTTTGCAGAAATATTTGCAGTACTCCAAAAAGGATCTCTCTAAAATGGATTTCCTGGAACTGTTCCCTCCGGGCAAAGAAAAGGAAGTACTTGAGAGTATTGATCTAGAGGGACTGATTTCAGGCAATTCTTCAAGATGTTATGTACCTCTTATGAACAGTAATCATAAATTCTTATCTGCAGACACTAAGTTCTTTGTGGGAAAATGGGGTGGGAGAGAAGTTCTGATTGGAGTATCCAGATTATCCTTGAATGAATCGGCAAATTAA
- a CDS encoding DMT family transporter, producing MDLQALRKLEHKRRVRYGYMWALFCAVLWGLWYLPGTVVWALNPFDQMYVEIAAESGDSMALIITAVLITAFNALTVIIALMVWNGVLGKFGEMKRTLKEFKPCSKWFFLASFFGGPMAILGSFIAMGFVGGAFAAVAALMYPVIGSIVASQWYGEKISKRAAIGIFFIITGGFVIFGGGLLSEMAAGNVAWIGYIGGLMAAAGWGIEGAIAGKGLDVAEPDVGLTLRFLGENIIWWIIAIPLLSIAGFPMIKYALLAFEPFTMMVLIFAGITFGYCYVTWYKSFPLIGVGRGQGIGNLYGLFAVIFIILFFGDIPSWTLLLGGAFCLAGSFTMFSEDTSGLESLRGE from the coding sequence ATGGATCTGCAAGCTTTAAGAAAACTCGAACATAAAAGACGAGTAAGATATGGATACATGTGGGCTCTTTTCTGTGCTGTGCTCTGGGGACTGTGGTACCTTCCTGGTACAGTTGTATGGGCACTAAATCCTTTTGATCAAATGTATGTTGAGATCGCTGCTGAAAGCGGTGATAGTATGGCTTTGATCATAACTGCTGTGTTGATCACGGCATTCAATGCTTTGACAGTTATAATTGCACTTATGGTATGGAATGGTGTCCTTGGTAAGTTTGGTGAAATGAAGAGGACTCTCAAGGAATTCAAACCCTGTTCAAAATGGTTCTTTTTGGCATCTTTTTTCGGTGGACCTATGGCTATTCTAGGTTCTTTCATTGCAATGGGCTTTGTAGGTGGCGCTTTTGCAGCTGTTGCAGCTTTGATGTATCCTGTAATTGGCTCCATAGTTGCATCTCAATGGTACGGTGAAAAGATCAGTAAGAGAGCAGCAATTGGAATCTTCTTTATCATCACTGGCGGTTTTGTGATATTTGGTGGCGGACTGCTTTCAGAAATGGCTGCCGGCAACGTTGCATGGATCGGATATATTGGTGGCTTGATGGCGGCAGCAGGTTGGGGTATTGAAGGTGCTATAGCCGGCAAAGGTCTGGATGTTGCAGAACCCGATGTTGGACTTACCCTGCGTTTCCTGGGAGAAAATATAATCTGGTGGATTATTGCAATACCACTTCTGTCCATTGCCGGATTCCCGATGATAAAGTACGCTCTGCTTGCATTTGAACCATTCACAATGATGGTACTTATATTTGCAGGTATAACATTCGGTTATTGCTATGTTACCTGGTACAAATCTTTCCCGCTCATAGGAGTTGGAAGAGGACAGGGTATAGGAAACCTCTACGGACTTTTCGCTGTGATCTTTATAATCCTCTTCTTCGGGGATATTCCTTCATGGACCCTGTTGCTAGGAGGTGCATTCTGTCTTGCAGGCAGTTTCACTATGTTCTCTGAAGACACCAGCGGTCTTGAATCTCTAAGAGGTGAATGA
- a CDS encoding methyltransferase cognate corrinoid protein: MATKAEIIAKAKAAILDFDEEAAEEVANESLKAGINPAELIQEGFTAAMTEVGDQFEAGVVFLPHVIAASEAMSAGVKILTPALEKMGSEAENKGTVMICTIEGDIHTIGKDIVATMLKIAGFKVVDIGRDIAVKDIVSKTAEVKPNVVATSALMTTTMVNQIQVEEQLKEAGLRAGVKTMVGGAPVTQDWADKIGADIYAENAADAVTKLKALF; the protein is encoded by the coding sequence ATGGCAACAAAAGCAGAAATTATTGCAAAAGCAAAAGCAGCAATCCTTGACTTTGATGAAGAGGCAGCCGAGGAAGTAGCTAATGAATCCCTTAAAGCAGGGATCAATCCAGCAGAGCTCATTCAGGAAGGTTTCACTGCTGCAATGACAGAAGTAGGCGATCAGTTCGAAGCAGGCGTTGTGTTCCTGCCACACGTCATTGCTGCATCCGAAGCAATGAGCGCAGGTGTAAAAATACTGACTCCAGCACTGGAAAAGATGGGTTCAGAGGCCGAAAACAAGGGTACGGTCATGATTTGTACCATTGAGGGTGACATTCACACAATCGGTAAGGACATAGTAGCTACTATGCTGAAGATCGCAGGCTTCAAGGTTGTAGACATTGGAAGGGACATTGCAGTCAAAGACATAGTCAGTAAAACCGCTGAAGTCAAACCCAATGTAGTTGCAACTTCTGCTCTGATGACTACCACAATGGTCAATCAGATACAGGTAGAAGAGCAGCTTAAAGAAGCAGGCCTGCGTGCAGGTGTCAAGACAATGGTCGGTGGAGCACCTGTCACCCAGGATTGGGCAGATAAGATCGGTGCAGACATCTACGCAGAAAACGCAGCAGATGCAGTAACAAAGCTTAAAGCTTTGTTCTAA
- a CDS encoding hydantoinase/oxoprolinase N-terminal domain-containing protein — translation MQYSLGIDAGGTYTDAVIIRNSDKKVMASYKALTTYPELLEGIENAIDGLDPQYLKDIKLVSVSTTLATNTILERTGYPVGLILVGNYLVPQDTSVQEYVMVRGGHTATGAEADALDIEAVTEFVNRVKDNVSAFAVSSYFSVRNPEHELQIKDHIVKATGMPVVCGHELSQDLGAYDRGITAYLNAQLIPIARQFIDAIVSDIERRGINAKLMMLKCDGSLINIKEAIQKPIESIFTGPAASLVGASFLSERDTCAVIDVGGTSTDVSLLYKGLPELCEDGAKVGGWNTKVKAIRMETSAMGGDSHVWIKNRKINIGPRRVIPLCVAAVQYPGFKETLKMGRTPARVELGENVQPTKFFVRTGKEPVKLSSYEQDILSTIGNEPVSISDIYWKFGRPVSVEHLDYLIKKRLIQAIGFTPTDALHILDDYNEWDKEASFIGATIMSRLVQMNEQELAEHIKKEVAYNMALNLMSYMLKGVNGKEIEKILRGEFFSKFRLSVPVVLLGGPVRAYVQQMQSIIDAEIILPPFAEVGNAVGALVGQGVKRIQILIKAVFREKQRFFLVFTPGGFEEFSTHGEALKYAEHVGENLVMDYMREADMDWNDVRIDMSREDINLHEGSPVPIETKLVFMGVGSLKVGKKS, via the coding sequence ATGCAATATAGTCTGGGCATTGATGCAGGTGGCACTTATACAGATGCAGTGATCATAAGGAACTCTGACAAGAAAGTTATGGCTTCATACAAAGCCCTTACTACTTATCCTGAATTGCTTGAGGGCATCGAGAACGCTATAGATGGCCTGGACCCTCAATACCTGAAAGATATAAAGCTCGTCTCAGTATCCACGACCTTAGCAACTAATACAATACTTGAGCGAACAGGCTATCCGGTAGGTCTTATCCTTGTGGGTAATTATCTGGTACCCCAAGACACGTCTGTCCAGGAATATGTGATGGTCAGAGGAGGACATACTGCTACCGGAGCTGAAGCAGATGCTCTTGATATAGAGGCAGTAACAGAATTTGTGAACAGGGTGAAGGATAATGTATCCGCTTTTGCAGTTTCTTCATACTTCAGTGTGCGTAACCCTGAACATGAATTGCAGATTAAAGATCACATAGTAAAAGCAACAGGGATGCCTGTGGTATGCGGACATGAGCTCTCGCAGGACCTGGGAGCCTATGACAGAGGTATTACAGCCTATCTTAACGCCCAGCTCATACCCATTGCCCGTCAGTTCATCGATGCAATTGTATCTGATATTGAGAGAAGAGGTATCAACGCAAAGCTCATGATGCTGAAATGTGATGGTTCGTTAATAAATATCAAAGAAGCCATCCAGAAACCTATAGAGTCCATTTTTACAGGTCCTGCAGCAAGCCTTGTAGGAGCTTCCTTCCTGTCCGAGAGGGACACATGTGCAGTGATAGATGTGGGCGGTACAAGTACTGATGTTTCTCTCTTGTATAAAGGACTGCCCGAACTCTGCGAAGATGGTGCTAAAGTAGGTGGCTGGAATACAAAAGTTAAAGCTATCCGGATGGAAACATCTGCCATGGGGGGGGATAGTCACGTATGGATAAAGAACAGGAAGATAAACATCGGGCCGCGCAGGGTAATACCTCTGTGTGTGGCTGCTGTTCAGTATCCGGGTTTCAAGGAAACACTGAAAATGGGACGCACTCCTGCACGTGTGGAACTCGGAGAGAACGTGCAACCGACCAAGTTCTTCGTACGCACAGGAAAAGAGCCGGTAAAACTCAGTTCGTATGAACAGGATATACTTAGTACAATAGGTAATGAACCGGTATCAATAAGCGATATTTATTGGAAGTTCGGTCGTCCTGTATCAGTAGAACATCTGGATTACCTTATTAAGAAAAGGCTTATACAAGCCATTGGGTTCACACCCACAGATGCACTGCATATATTGGATGATTACAATGAATGGGATAAGGAAGCTTCGTTCATAGGTGCAACTATTATGTCAAGGCTTGTACAAATGAACGAGCAGGAACTTGCTGAGCATATAAAGAAAGAAGTTGCCTACAACATGGCCTTGAACCTGATGTCCTACATGCTTAAAGGAGTTAACGGAAAAGAGATAGAAAAAATACTCAGAGGTGAGTTCTTCTCTAAGTTCAGGCTTTCTGTACCTGTTGTATTGTTGGGTGGACCGGTGAGGGCCTATGTGCAGCAGATGCAGAGCATCATCGATGCAGAGATAATATTACCACCTTTTGCAGAAGTCGGTAACGCTGTAGGTGCATTGGTAGGACAGGGTGTCAAGAGAATACAAATTCTCATCAAAGCTGTATTCAGGGAGAAACAAAGATTTTTCCTTGTGTTCACTCCCGGAGGATTTGAGGAGTTTTCGACTCATGGAGAAGCTCTTAAGTATGCTGAACATGTAGGAGAAAATCTGGTCATGGATTATATGAGAGAAGCTGATATGGACTGGAACGATGTGAGAATAGATATGTCCAGGGAAGATATAAATCTACATGAAGGAAGCCCTGTCCCCATTGAAACAAAACTTGTGTTCATGGGAGTGGGAAGTCTGAAGGTTGGTAAGAAATCCTGA
- the mtbC gene encoding dimethylamine corrinoid protein MtbC, whose product MSKEEMFKELADAIISCKKDVVVAAVSKAKGQGIAPAEIIEKGLAAGMNEVGVMFERGKLFLPHVMMAAGAMQEGVNLLEADMPKGEASKKLGVIVNGTVEGDVHDIGKSIVSTMLQSAGFEVHDIGRDVPLQNFIDKAKETNAQMIGLSALMTTTLAGQKDVIEMLKEQGMRDKIKVMVGGAPATQTWADKIGADCYAENASEAVTRAKELLL is encoded by the coding sequence ATGAGCAAAGAAGAAATGTTCAAGGAATTAGCAGATGCTATAATTTCCTGTAAAAAGGATGTTGTGGTCGCTGCTGTGAGCAAGGCAAAAGGCCAGGGTATCGCACCTGCTGAGATCATAGAAAAGGGTCTTGCAGCAGGTATGAACGAAGTGGGTGTCATGTTCGAGAGAGGTAAACTGTTCTTACCCCACGTTATGATGGCTGCAGGTGCTATGCAGGAAGGCGTCAATCTCCTGGAAGCCGACATGCCTAAGGGAGAAGCTTCCAAGAAACTGGGCGTTATCGTCAACGGTACCGTTGAGGGTGACGTGCATGACATTGGCAAGTCCATTGTGTCCACCATGCTGCAATCTGCAGGTTTTGAAGTACATGACATCGGCAGGGACGTACCTTTGCAGAACTTTATTGACAAGGCCAAGGAAACCAACGCCCAGATGATAGGTCTTTCCGCTCTGATGACCACCACGCTGGCAGGTCAGAAGGATGTCATCGAGATGCTCAAGGAACAGGGCATGAGGGATAAGATCAAGGTCATGGTAGGCGGTGCACCGGCAACCCAGACATGGGCCGATAAGATAGGCGCTGACTGCTATGCAGAAAATGCAAGCGAAGCCGTTACAAGGGCAAAAGAGCTTCTGCTTTAA
- a CDS encoding DUF1638 domain-containing protein: protein MTLMSIIACRIFEDEIVHLIKNDSQITRILVVDSLDAAGILRKLSENNIDHTVCSPNDIEDLMHNEQDTNDTNYCILVNILGFSLDASPQLLKESVYKEISIMSVYADTILVFYGLCGNVLGNLNRDFAHLSCPVHILREEDGEIIDDCIGASLGGREPYLKALKETGGEGVYFLTPMGAAFWKEMAVIARLTNDPDNTVMTKIVFDYAGYKNVGKINTGLVYEESFDAKVEEFAQAFDFRIVDMQGTIRIAEQSYQRAKDSITKKRADLNEI from the coding sequence ATGACTTTAATGTCCATAATTGCCTGCAGAATCTTTGAGGATGAGATCGTACACCTCATCAAGAACGACTCTCAGATCACCAGAATTCTAGTTGTAGACAGCTTGGATGCCGCAGGCATTCTAAGGAAATTATCTGAAAATAATATAGACCATACAGTTTGTTCACCAAATGACATAGAGGACTTAATGCATAATGAACAAGATACAAATGATACAAATTATTGTATTCTTGTGAATATCCTTGGTTTTTCCCTTGATGCATCTCCTCAATTACTCAAAGAAAGCGTGTATAAAGAGATCAGCATCATGTCCGTGTATGCCGACACTATCCTAGTATTCTATGGTTTGTGTGGGAATGTACTGGGCAATCTAAACAGAGACTTTGCACATCTTTCTTGTCCTGTGCACATTCTAAGAGAAGAAGATGGAGAGATAATCGATGACTGTATAGGCGCTTCCCTTGGAGGAAGAGAACCATATCTTAAAGCTCTAAAAGAAACCGGTGGAGAAGGCGTATATTTCCTTACGCCCATGGGTGCAGCTTTCTGGAAGGAGATGGCTGTAATTGCCCGTCTTACGAACGACCCTGATAACACTGTCATGACCAAGATAGTTTTCGATTACGCAGGATACAAGAATGTAGGTAAGATCAATACAGGTCTTGTTTACGAGGAGAGTTTTGATGCAAAGGTGGAAGAGTTTGCTCAAGCATTTGATTTCCGAATAGTCGATATGCAAGGCACTATCAGGATCGCAGAACAGTCATATCAGCGGGCAAAAGATTCTATAACAAAAAAGAGGGCAGACTTGAATGAGATATAG